In the Aptenodytes patagonicus chromosome 5, bAptPat1.pri.cur, whole genome shotgun sequence genome, ACCCAAAAAGAATTTCAAGCTAAATATTTACTTCAGAACAAAGGCATTTCATTAACATTGGTCCTTTTTCCAGATTATAgaaaagaaatttagaaattaaatgttaCTGATCAATCATATATTGCTTAGGAAGTGTAAGCTGAAAATGACTGTACCACCCAGTGTTTTTTTCAAGTGAACACTAGCACAGTGTATTTGAACTGAGAAGCATAATTTGAGTGTCCTTCCTTGGCAGAAAGTCATTCCCTTCTCAACATGCCACCCTGGCAGCCTTTGCAGCGGTGTACATTTCGGTGAGTAACCAACtctgttcattttcatttatacAAGACAAAAGTCAGAAAGTCATTTGCTGTATATTGTAAAGTGATGTGTTGCCTGGATATCCTGGATGGATGTAAGTTTTTATCCTCCCAGTTTGATAGCAAAATAAAACTACTAACAGCTAAAATAAAACCAGCTCTATTAAGAGTATAGAAAAGATTCAACTGCTTCACATCCTTTGTTAAGAAGCAACAAAAAGTGTAATGTTAAAGTATATTTGATGCCTCATATTATTCACATATAAAATGCAGTGCTTATCTGCCTTACAGGGTGATACTTGAACTTACCATTCAAATTAACCTTTATgtgttctgccttttctttattgctgtcttcacTTGACTCGCTGCTTTTAAACTTGAGACGTTAAGGAACAAACATTTATGTGATGTAGTTTCATTTGACCTCCATAGAATTGCAGCATGGATGAACTGGCACAATCACTCCCAGAGGCCTCCGAGGTGCTACTGCAAAGCAAGTGAATAAAAACCGTCAGTAACTACCAGGGAATTGTAGGACATGCTGCAGTGATCACACCTGATTTTCCACATCTGACCAATGACATTTCTTCAGTATGGGCTACAATGTTTGTATGAGTGACCACTTActtgaagtttttttaaaaaaagaaaaaagtaattccaTCACTCATGCTgtaaaaatcagaggaaaacaacaacagtaacAACCAGCTAATCAAATTAGATAATGGAATTGTGCCTGTACTGGGAGCTTGCCAGTATTTATTCTGCCCAGGGAAAGGCCAAAATTTGGAATAATACTGATGAACCACCTGCACTTAATTTTTGTGACCTCCCTGACATGATGGCCCCCAGTTGAGAAATGGCTCTCTAAAGCATCTGGTGGTAGCTTTTGTTAGAACAGGTTATTGCTTTCATCTGGCATGACATCTGgcttctgtatttcagaagtgATGGCTCCTTAGTCACATTTACAGAACATTTGGGCTCTGACTGTGAACAGTATTTAGGCATAAAATCCTTATCCTAATTGATGTCAATAAGCAACACTGCCTGTGTTTTTGGAAATCCATTCCTTGTGATTTCAGATCTTCCTACAGTAAGTGAGCAAATTTTAACaggactgtaaaataaaattaaactgattATTTGCAATATTACTGTGTAATAGTGATCTATGTATGAAAGAAACATTGAATGCGAGAAATTAATATCCTCTTAGGTAAATTTAAGTTTCTTcaactgcttctttctttctttcttttttcaagatgTACTTCAATTCTACGTTAACAGACTCCTCAAAACTTCTGAAACCACTCTTGGTCTTTGCTTTTATCATCTGTGGAATTATATGTGGTCTGACTCGTATCACCCAGTATAAGAATCATCCAGTTGATGTTTACTGTGGCTTTCTCATAGGAGGAGGAATTGCTCTCTATTTGGTAAATATAATATTCATGTAGTTAAGTTTTAGCAAATAAAACTGATAAGGCTGTAATAAGAGTACTGATATTTTTTATGAAAACCTTTCATCATGGTCACATGccataattaaaaatatagttGAAATTTGTTGAAGATGATGATGTTAGGGgtaatcactttaaaaataaacaggaaaaagcaaatatGTATTTCAATTTAAAGTGCCATAACAGTACACAAAGTGGTATATAATCATCTGGCGTTGTATACAGAAATAGCTCTAACATTATGTGCTTCATTAAATACTTAAAGATACTCATCTTTTCTACTCCACACTTACAAGCataacacaagaaaaatattggATTAATTGGTATTTGTTGCCAGCCTGAGGTTATATTGCCAACGTTAGCTTTATGATCTCAGAAAATTGGTTGAATTAATATGCAGCAACTCAGCTGAGTAAATTGCTGAACCTGCAAGAAATCAAAGGCAATATTACACCCTTGTGATTCTTTGGAGCTCTTGGGGAAATTATGCAGGGGAAATGCCCAAGCCAGATTATTCATATGCTTTTCCTCTGTACTAGGTTGAAACAGATGGAGCACCTTGGAAGGGTCCTGTAAGGGAGTATGTAGGATAGGCCTGTTTGTCAGTAGAAAGCTCATCAAGCATTTGCTTTTGCTTGCTGCTCTCAGTATGTCTCCAACATGACTGTTGCTGCACTAGCTGTTCAGCCCAGTGTCAACCCCGGTGCCTGTGAGCAATCAGGAACGTCTACTGACAACATTTTTGCTCCAGGGTGGACAGGTGGACAGAAGAGTCTTAACAGCCAGTGGGATGTTTTTGACCCCCAAGAAGTCAATGATGAATTTTAGTATAATACTAAAATAAGTTCATATCCTATCCCCCTTTTTTCTGTGATAAGATTATCTAAGGTACAGGCAGATGGTCTGCAAAGGTGACCGGGCGAAAAATGGCTTTCACAGTGACAGAAGAAACAGCAACCAGGGTAGATAACAGAAACCCCACGAGCTACTAAAGTCAGTTTCTATGATTGCACTGTGAGCAGAAAGGCACTCTGTTGAGAATATTATTTCAAATGATTAAGCTGTTGTAGACTCTCATAAATGGAGCTGTTGTTCCCATGTTTGAAATCCACAAACAAGTATGCTCTTTGTTAGGTCTTCTCCATATACTGTTGCATGACAACATACATCAGAGAGTACATTGTCTTGGATACCCAGTAGTCAGTAAATCTGCCCTGAAAAACTACACAccaggaaggggaaggggaggggaaataaTGTGAAACTACAAATAATTCTGAAAGGAGTGTAAAGAACAAGTGACTTAAGTGATTGAGTCAGGAATTTGACCCTTTCATGGAATATTCTCTCTCAGTGGagtctttttaaaatgacagcattttacaGTGAGTCTGCTGAATAAGAAAAAGTTGTATAACTAAATCTTGTTACAGTTCTGTGCAGCTTGGAAAGCAATTGATTTAAAGTCAATAAATTGTTCTATCACGTAGATATTGTATTACACGGTTATTATGCAGCAGAAAGGGCAGAATCACAGAGCCGACAACAACTCAAGCTGTAACAAGATTCAGTAAATCAGAGCAGACAGTAGTGTAGCTGTAAAATAGCTTTGCCTAGAAGACcgcaaacatttattttgttactGTCGTAACAAAACATTCTTTCTTCAGCTGTATCTGTTGCTTTATAAAACGGAGAAAACTGAAGGAGGCTGAATCTTTTCCTCAACTATTTATTGCCATGAACTATGTGCCCTAGTTATCCTACTGAGACTACTTCATACATATCTAGATGTACTAGATTGAGGACAGAATTTGGAATAAGGATATACTGGTGAGGAAGGGAAAGTGAGCATACCCTGTCAGTTAGGCTGGACTAATTCTATCACtcaatatttatttaaaggcagaagaatataattaaaataccttaaaacgtctcttttttttccataactgATTGTTGATGCTTCTGTTCAAATATCAGGGCCTGTATGCTGTGGGGAACTTCTTACCAAGTGATGAGAATGTGTTCCACCCAAATTTTCACAGAGAACCTCTAAGGTCTTTGACAGACCTCAGTCAAGATGCCAACAGAATCCTGCCAGGTAAAAATGGTAGCAGCAGTGACGGCATTGTCTCTCACCGTACAGAAAGTATCCTGAATAGAAACCACAGAGATTCAGGGTCTCTGACCAATATCAAGAGAGCAAATGCTGATGTAGAAATAATAACACCACGAAGCCcaatgggaaaggaaaatatgGTTACTTTCAGCAACACTTTGCCAAGAGTCAACACACCATCCTTGGAAGATCCAGCAAGACGAAATGCAACAATACACGCATCAATGGATTCTGCCCGTTCCAAACAGCTGCTTTCCCAGTGGAAGAACAAGAATGAAAGTCGGAAGTTGTCACTGCAAGTAATAGAGACTGAATCTGGCCAGTCACCACCAAGGGCTATCGAAATGAGGTCAAGCTCAGAACCCTCCAGGGTGGGTGTAAATGGTGATCATCATGGCCCAACTAGCCAATACCTGAAAATTCAACCTGGCAGCGTACCAGGTTGTAACAACTCAGGTCTTTCTGGCGGGCCAAGGGTCTCTATTCAGTCGCGTCCTGGCTCATCCCAGCTAGTGCATATTCCTGAAGAGACTCAGGAGAACGTGAACACATCGCCCAAAAGTAGTTCAGCTAGAGCTAAATGGCTGAAAGCTGCTGAGAAGAGTGTTGCATGTAGAAGCAATAGCCAGCCAAGAATCATGCAAGTAATAGCCATGTCTAAGCAGCAAGGAGTGCTTCAGGGCAGTCCAAAGAGTTCAGAGGGAAGCACAGTCACCTGTACAGGAGCCATCAGATATAAAACCTTGACAGACCATGAGCCAAGTAGCATTGTCAGAGTTGAGGCCCATCCAGAAAATAACAGACCTGTAATTCAGATGCCATCGGAAGGTGAAGGAAGTGGGTCCTGGAAATGGAAAGGTCCTGAAAAAGTCACCCTTCGTCAGACATATGAGCTAAATGATCTTAACAGAGACTCTGAGAGCTGTGACTCCTTAAAAGACAGTTATGGGTCAGGTGACAGGAAAAGGAGTAACATAGATAACAGTGAGCATCACCATCATGGAATCACTACGATAAGAGTTACGCCAGTGGAGGGAAGTGAGATTGGCTCAGAGACTCTCTCCATTTCTTCTAGCCGGGACTCAACACTTCGAAGAAAAGGTAACATCATTTTAATCCCTGAGAGAGGGAGCAGTCCAGAGAACACCAGAAACATCTTCTATAAAGGTACATCCCCCACACGAGCATACAAGGAATGAGAGGAGACATATCAGCTGGTCCGTACCACCACAAAGTAAACACATCTTGACACAGGTTCTGCTCTCTTTGTTTTGAGCTGGTATTTACCTTTGATGTGCCAAAATTATTGACCAGCAGCCCAACTGTTGTTGACACTGCTGATGTGCAATGTGCATGAGCCTGTGGAAAGCATGTGGTGGGGGGAAAAGCACAATGCCAGAACCTAACTAATGTGAAACATTTTCATGCAACTTGTTTCTTCAGACTCAAAATGTTTATCTGAGGGTGATGATGTCAATCAAAACAATGGTCTTGAACACAGACACTTTATTTCCTGAATGTgccaactttttattttatttatatttgtgtcCAAAATTGACTGAATTTTTCACAGCAAAGGCTGTATCAGTGGTATATATTCACCTTTGCAGAATTTGCACCAAATCTTTAATACAGAATGGTGCTGATGATAACTttacatgttttgaaaaattGCATACTTACTAGACTCTACAAACACATGACATATTGATGTGCAGTTACTTTAAAAGTAATATGGCTAATACTATGATGATGCTGGCTGCATTCATTTAGCGTAGGAAATATTTACAGCTTTGTTATAGTGGATCTGTCACATTCAAAGATTGCAAAGGTTTTGTGTAGTTCTTTAAGATGTCTACTGCAACAAAAAAATGTGTGGGTGACATTCCATTAGAATGGAATAACTATCTATTTTGAATAGTTTTGCTGCTACTGCTCAACTTTTGTTTAAGAACAGGTGCTACTAATGAAGAGGCTGCTTCTTAGTGGGCTAACTTGTagaattgttttaaattatgttttttaagGGGTCTTTTAAAGTACTACaagtaattaagattttacatttttaaacctCTTATTCTGTCCTTCAGCAACCCTTCCATTTTTCTATTAGTTTTTAACCATATAATGCAGGACACCAATAACTGCAAGATGTGCAAATGTGAAAGGTGAGCCATGagtgaataaaaataaacagccaCTTTCCTGACCAGCTTCCAAGGAGACAGTAGTTAATATCATAGCTCACACTTAGAAGCAGTCATTCACCTCACTTGCTTAGTATGCCACAAGAACAATCACAAGTTTCACCCCAATCACCATCATTTAGAAGATTTATGCTTCGCTTTAAAAATGGAATGCCTTGGTATTGCAGAATCACTGAATGAGCGTTGCATTGTGCCACTACTACTGTTCACCTCCCTTGAGACACCCTCCAGAGCCTTCTTAAGCATTATATTTTTTCCCACCACTGCCACTTAAGAATATGGAGGGTCTCTGCACCTGAGAGAACATGGATTATTTTAGTAAATTGAGCTTCAAACATAACGAAAGAACTTGCCTGCTAAAAATCTCCATTGCCAAAAATTGTTGAAAGGATAAGCTCTGAAAGGAGTAAGCATAGCATGTCCTGGGCTTGCTAGAAGAAATGCCTCATTACGTTTGGCTCTGACTTGAATAACTTAAACCATGAAGGAAGCCAGGGGCAGTGCTTGCTCAGTGCAGCTCCTCATTCTCTCCTAGATTTCCACCTGAAAGAGAACTGCTATTGGGCACCTCCCAGCTCCCCTGCtaggaggaggagggaatggCTTAGTCGTCCCCTCACTGAATAAGTAGTAGCAGATCAGGTCTGTTCTCTGGCTTCTTGAGAGGAGTGTTTTGCTCTAAGTCCTCTTCTGATTTAGGGTATCAGAGAACCAGATACATACTACATAGTCAGAACCTGTCTACAGACCCTACTCCACAGAACTCTGAGGAAAAGCCCACCCTACCCCAGCCAAGTAGGAGGTAAAAGGAAGAATCATCCTATCCCAAGAAGATAAATAGCACAACACAcacagagaccaaaaaaaaagacaaaaaaacctcaaaaccaaaacaaaatcccaaacccaacccCAATCCTAAGTAATTTCAGAAGTATGAGAATGGTGTTTGCTAATCTGTATAGAAGAAGGGATTCAGAGTCAATGGAAAGCTTTATATACCTTCCCAGTTATACAGGTGCTCCAGGCTTAGCTGGGTGCTGTCAGCCAACCCTGTCAAGCAATGCTTCCCTCACCTGCCCGTCACCCAGTGCTGTGGAAGAGTGTGGTCCTCAAGGAAATGACCACACTTTTCCTGCTAGTAATAGAAGACGACCCCATCATACATTTGATCATTGGGAGGAAGTAATCTGCAGGTTACATGTAAGAAGCTAACCAGTAGGGTTGCAGCATACTGTGTATGTTAAAGGCACAGTATGCTGAAGGCACACTTTAAGGCACATTAGCTGGGAAAAACAATCATAgatgccggggtgggggggggggggagagtaatttttttagaaatatgTTCTCAGACTCTAGTATTTACAAGTCaggaattgttttttctttttaaaaggatgaaTCTTTAGTCCTTGGTATTTAATATCAAATTTTGTACAAGGTTCCTAGGAATTACAAACACTTGGATTGTCACGAACAAAACCCTTTGGATTTAGTTTAGTCTAGGTACATGATAAAGCAGGTAGGATTAGCTTTAAAGGAATGGGTGAGACACAATCACTGTTGGCCTATCAATGCAGGGAAATAAGATGCAATCATTTGTTAGTTTGTAAGTGCAGGGGAAAAGAACATAAGTAGATGAACCTGGAAATAATGGAAAACTGAAATGGAGAATAATGGCAATAAAGCAAAGATTAGAAAATGTTCCCTCTGGCAATTCAGCTGTTTTGGAAACAGCAGGATTCCTGGTGGGAGTGTTTGTTCTTTATTCCTTGGTTTTAGTCAGATATATATTGGCGTATGTGTTGCTTTTATTACTCTAAAACTTGCTGCACTATTTCAAGTGCAGTGTGATATTTTTCCTAAGGTTTCCTATTTCTTAACAAAAGATTTTAAAGCTCTTGTGTAATCATTGAAATTGTGTTCTTTACATAAATATTGATATATTCTTTTTTACTCAAAGTGCCAAAGGCTACTGTTTTTAATAATGGCTTATCAAATTATATTACATTAGAGAGCAGAAATGTAATAATATATACATTGGAACTCAGACCTCTGCATGTATATTTGATAAGGAGCCTTTTGTAAAATTACTCTTTGTTTACATTCCACTGATaccttaatttaaaattaatcaaataaattGACAGGTGTCATCTTCTTAGTGTTCTGATTTTCTTACTTGCTAACAGGCACGAATTTCTTTGTTAGGCTGTGCtttactgagaaaagaaaatactcaaaaataaaatatgtttttaaatgagaattctCTATATAAAGTATTGtgtttaataaaatgttatgcaatgttttcaaatggaaaagaatttgtaaattgctataaatgtattttgttaaaTAAGTACAGATCAATGCTACTGTGTGAGTTTATTGTGCTAACATCatgaaaataaagctaaaattcCTCATTGTTGTTCAGTCATCTCTGTGGTGAAGCAAAATCTCATTCCCcctcaaattatttttcaatgttAGGTATCTCATGACATGTAAAAGTGGTCATCAGTGGGAAACCTCAAAACCT is a window encoding:
- the PLPPR4 gene encoding phospholipid phosphatase-related protein type 4, encoding MSAKERQKGKVTKDSVTLLPCFYFVELPILASSVVSLYFLELTDVFKPVHSGFNCYDKSLSMPYIEPAQESVPFLMLLSLVFAGPSITIMIGEGILYCCLSKRRNGIGTEANINAGGCNFNSFLRRAVRFVGVHVFGLCSTALVTDIIQLSTGYQAPYFLTVCKPNYTSLNVSCSENSYVVEDICSGADLNIINAGRKSFPSQHATLAAFAAVYISMYFNSTLTDSSKLLKPLLVFAFIICGIICGLTRITQYKNHPVDVYCGFLIGGGIALYLGLYAVGNFLPSDENVFHPNFHREPLRSLTDLSQDANRILPGKNGSSSDGIVSHRTESILNRNHRDSGSLTNIKRANADVEIITPRSPMGKENMVTFSNTLPRVNTPSLEDPARRNATIHASMDSARSKQLLSQWKNKNESRKLSLQVIETESGQSPPRAIEMRSSSEPSRVGVNGDHHGPTSQYLKIQPGSVPGCNNSGLSGGPRVSIQSRPGSSQLVHIPEETQENVNTSPKSSSARAKWLKAAEKSVACRSNSQPRIMQVIAMSKQQGVLQGSPKSSEGSTVTCTGAIRYKTLTDHEPSSIVRVEAHPENNRPVIQMPSEGEGSGSWKWKGPEKVTLRQTYELNDLNRDSESCDSLKDSYGSGDRKRSNIDNSEHHHHGITTIRVTPVEGSEIGSETLSISSSRDSTLRRKGNIILIPERGSSPENTRNIFYKGTSPTRAYKE